A genome region from Tenebrio molitor chromosome 4, icTenMoli1.1, whole genome shotgun sequence includes the following:
- the LIMK1 gene encoding LIM domain kinase 1 isoform X1, with protein sequence MVENTSDFAIEMHEAPDNVCAGCLNILDEEDVICALNQEWHMECFRCSACDASLSNWYFEKDGLLFCKDDYWARYGESCQQCSQIITGPVMVAGEHKFHPECFCCASCGAFIGDGDSYALVERSKLYCGQCYKRQMQPLTRTARCPFIRKPHSIRLVEIPGGQKGIKLDKDSIGTGNSQCFTISEMVWKIRGKLIPVAFAFLTNAINMCCYLLPTHRLDMNDDLMSLHIGDKILEINGTPVKDTAIDTVENLLRYSDTVLQLTIEHDPHTVAQKTILKHVLPKSTHPLTTTASDTNIPTAKLNIPGGEPNLGGSTGSVQGESSPEVAKPNKERLFKRRDEGYMSGTRSRQLRRKNHLTENRQSLDKERSSSMSRLLDETPNSKRCMELSRAYSFLEPRPPQRVFRASDLVKGELLGQGFFGQVFKVTTRDTAEVMVLKELYRVDEEAQKNFLKEVAVLRSLHHNNVLRFIGVLYKERRLHLVTEYISGGTLTELIHDTAQPLPWEQRVSFAKDIAAGMAYLHSMNIIHRDLNSHNCLVRDDKTVIVADFGLARIVSHTTNSARRVSPKANSGTKKQERKKRYTVVGNPYWMAPEMMKGNKYDEKVDIFSFGIILCEIIGRVLADPDFLPRSNDFGLNQMTFKEKFCGSCPEAFYKVAFLCTDLNPDKRPPFEVMEVWLESLSMHLSVGMPLPPDLLFDIQHYRGASPSSSGSNTPDGIPSGHRSPALEPIKEGKMASQPIMKVSSCENLKPIIKVSSAENLLNNSPKAEEVSAPQRDFPDYENIDFLKNDCAYSGDTEKPIGIERLAESSKFSVNLRKVPKNFTRNRLDGEKGDEGAPAQEKIKFSGGKKETPKVSNLSLQSMSLKNSMCPSRVTQKFVNNPIVQKKSIPDVVSSTLNRPAAPKNNTNFSINKNIFKSPDCNSLCSSRRRYMRVSGTPILQRRSPKPCDPQTSASGSIVRNIIDNLNRKDRDSIDRGSFGRCSLKVVGSKKVEAGRGRSSSPDEYTNL encoded by the exons ATGGTCGAAAACACATCAGATTTTGCGATTGAAATGC ATGAGGCCCCCGACAACGTCTGCGCCGGATGTCTCAACATCCTGGATGAGGAGGACGTGATCTGTGCCCTCAACCAGGAATGGCACATGGAATGCTTCCG TTGTTCGGCGTGCGACGCCTCCCTCTCGAACTGGTACTTCGAAAAAGATGGTTTGCTGTTCTGCAAAGACGACTATTGGGCCAGGTATGGCGAGTCTTGCCAGCAGTGCAGCCAAATCATCACGGGGCCCGTCATGGTGGCCGGGGAGCACAAGTTCCACCCGGAGTGCTTTTGTTGCGCCTCGTGCGGAGCTTTCATCGGCGACGGGGATTCTTACGCACTGGTGGAACGCTCCAAGCTCTACTG CGGCCAGTGCTACAAAAGACAGATGCAACCGTTGACGCGGACGGCCAGGTGTCCCTTCATCAGGAAACCACATTCCATTCGACTGGTCGAGATTCCGGGGGGCCAAAAGGGGATCAAACTGGACAAGGACTCGATAGGGACGGGGAACAGTCAGTGCTTTACGATTTCAGA GATGGTGTGGAAAATTCGGGGCAAACTGATCCCGGTGGCTTTCGCTTTTCTAACAAACGCTATTAACATGTGCTGCTATTTGCTGCCGACACATAG ACTCGACATGAACGACGACTTGATGTCGCTCCACATAGGCGACAAGATACTGGAGATAAACGGTACCCCGGTCAAGGACACTGCCATAGACACAGTCGAGAACCTCCTCCGGTACTCCGACACCGTCCTCCAGCTGACGATAGAGCACGACCCCCACACCGTCGCCCAAAAAACGATATTAAAGCATGTCTTGCCTAAATCAACACATCCGTTGACAACGACAGCCAGTGATACCAACATTCCGACAGCGAAACTCAACATTCCAGGGGGCGAGCCGAATCTGGGGGGCTCGACGGGGTCGGTGCAGGGGGAGTCGAGTCCGGAGGTGGCCAAACCCAACAAGGAGCGGTTGTTCAAGAGGAGGGACGAGGGGTACATGAGCGGGACCAGGTCGAGGCAGTTGAGGAGGAAGAATCATCTCACGGAGAACAGGCAGTCTCTGGACAAAGAGAGGAGCTCGTCGATGAGTCGACTGTTGGACGAGACTCCTAACTCGAAGCGGTGTATGGAATTGTCGAGAGCGTACTCGTTTCTCGAGCCCAGGCCCCCACAGCGGGTGTTCAGGGCGTCGGATCTCGTCAAGGGGGAGCTCTTGGGTCAGGGATTTTTCGGACAGGTGTTCAAGGTCACGACTAGAGACACTGCGGAGGTGATGGTGTTGAAGGAACTGTACCGAGTGGACGAGGAGGCGCAGAAAAACTTTCTCAAAGAGGTGGCAGTGCTCAGGAGTCTGCATCACAACAACGTGCTCAGATTTATAGGTGTTTTGTACAAAGAGCGCCGCCTCCACCTGGTGACGGAGTACATCTCAGGAGGGACTCTCACGGAGTTGATCCACGACACGGCTCAACCGCTTCCTTGGGAGCAGCGAGTCTCCTTCGCCAAAGACATTGCCGCCGGGATGGCCTACCTCCACTCCATGAACATCATCCACAGAGATCTTAACTCCCACAATTGTTTAGTTAGAGATGACAAGACCGTGATCGTTGCTGACTTTGGGTTGGCCCGAATCGTCTCGCACACAACGAACAGCGCCCGGAGAGTGTCCCCCAAAGCGAATTCCGGGACGAAGAAGCAGGAGAGGAAGAAGAGGTACACAGTGGTGGGGAATCCGTACTGGATGGCGCCCGAGATGATGAAAGGGAATAAGTACGACGAGAAAGTCGACATATTCAGTTTCGGGATTATTCTGTGCGAG ATTATCGGTCGAGTGTTGGCCGACCCGGATTTCTTACCCCGTTCGAACGATTTCGGTTTGAATCAGATGACGTTCAAGGAGAAGTTCTGCGGTTCGTGTCCGGAGGCCTTTTACAAGGTTGCGTTTTTGTGCACCGATCTCAATCCGGACAAGAG GCCCCCGTTCGAAGTGATGGAGGTTTGGTTGGAGAGCTTGTCGATGCACCTGTCGGTGGGGATGCCCCTACCACCCGACTTGCTCTTCGACATCCAGCACTACCGCGGGGCGAGTCCCAGCTCGTCGGGAAGCAACACCCCGGACGGCATCCCCTCGGGCCACCGGAGCCCGGCGCTGGAGCCGATCAAAGAGGGGAAAATGGCGTCTCAGCCGATCATGAAAGTTTCCAGTTGCGAGAATCTCAAGCCGATTATTAAAGTTTCCAGCGCCGAAAACCTGCTCAACAACTCGCCCAAAGCGGAGGAGGTGAGCGCCCCCCAGCGCGACTTCCCCGACTACGAGAATATCGATTTCCTGAAGAACGACTGCGCCTACTCGGGCGACACCGAAAAGCCGATCGGCATCGAGAGACTGGCCGAGTCGAGCAAGTTCAGCGTTAACTTGCGAAAAGTGCCGAAGAACTTCACGCGCAACCGCCTGGATGGGGAGAAGGGCGACGAGGGCGCCCCCGCCCAGGAGAAGATCAAGTTCTCGGGCGGAAAGAAGGAGACGCCGAAAGTGTCGAACCTCAGCCTCCAGAGCATGAGCCTGAAGAACTCGATGTGCCCCTCCAGGGTCACGCAGAAGTTCGTCAACAATCCGATAGTACAAAAGAAGAGCATCCCGGACGTGGTCTCGTCGACGCTGAACCGGCCGGCGGCCCCCAAGAACAACACCAACTTCAGCATCAACAAGAACATCTTCAAGAGCCCCGACTGCAACAGCTTGTGCTCGTCGCGCAGGCGCTACATGAGAGTGTCCGGCACGCCGATCTTGCAGCGGCGCTCGCCCAAACCTTGCGACCCCCAAACCAGTGCCTCCGGTAGCATAGTCAGGAACATAATCGACAATCTCAACCGCAAAGACAGGGACTCGATAGATAGGGGCTCGTTCGGGAGGTGCTCGCTCAAGGTCGTCGGCAGCAAGAAGGTCGAGGCAGGGCGGGGCCGCAGCTCCAGCCCCGACGAGTACACAAACTTGTAA
- the LIMK1 gene encoding LIM domain kinase 1 isoform X2, whose amino-acid sequence MQEQPQNDEAPDNVCAGCLNILDEEDVICALNQEWHMECFRCSACDASLSNWYFEKDGLLFCKDDYWARYGESCQQCSQIITGPVMVAGEHKFHPECFCCASCGAFIGDGDSYALVERSKLYCGQCYKRQMQPLTRTARCPFIRKPHSIRLVEIPGGQKGIKLDKDSIGTGNSQCFTISEMVWKIRGKLIPVAFAFLTNAINMCCYLLPTHRLDMNDDLMSLHIGDKILEINGTPVKDTAIDTVENLLRYSDTVLQLTIEHDPHTVAQKTILKHVLPKSTHPLTTTASDTNIPTAKLNIPGGEPNLGGSTGSVQGESSPEVAKPNKERLFKRRDEGYMSGTRSRQLRRKNHLTENRQSLDKERSSSMSRLLDETPNSKRCMELSRAYSFLEPRPPQRVFRASDLVKGELLGQGFFGQVFKVTTRDTAEVMVLKELYRVDEEAQKNFLKEVAVLRSLHHNNVLRFIGVLYKERRLHLVTEYISGGTLTELIHDTAQPLPWEQRVSFAKDIAAGMAYLHSMNIIHRDLNSHNCLVRDDKTVIVADFGLARIVSHTTNSARRVSPKANSGTKKQERKKRYTVVGNPYWMAPEMMKGNKYDEKVDIFSFGIILCEIIGRVLADPDFLPRSNDFGLNQMTFKEKFCGSCPEAFYKVAFLCTDLNPDKRPPFEVMEVWLESLSMHLSVGMPLPPDLLFDIQHYRGASPSSSGSNTPDGIPSGHRSPALEPIKEGKMASQPIMKVSSCENLKPIIKVSSAENLLNNSPKAEEVSAPQRDFPDYENIDFLKNDCAYSGDTEKPIGIERLAESSKFSVNLRKVPKNFTRNRLDGEKGDEGAPAQEKIKFSGGKKETPKVSNLSLQSMSLKNSMCPSRVTQKFVNNPIVQKKSIPDVVSSTLNRPAAPKNNTNFSINKNIFKSPDCNSLCSSRRRYMRVSGTPILQRRSPKPCDPQTSASGSIVRNIIDNLNRKDRDSIDRGSFGRCSLKVVGSKKVEAGRGRSSSPDEYTNL is encoded by the exons ATGCAAGAACAGCCCCAAAACG ATGAGGCCCCCGACAACGTCTGCGCCGGATGTCTCAACATCCTGGATGAGGAGGACGTGATCTGTGCCCTCAACCAGGAATGGCACATGGAATGCTTCCG TTGTTCGGCGTGCGACGCCTCCCTCTCGAACTGGTACTTCGAAAAAGATGGTTTGCTGTTCTGCAAAGACGACTATTGGGCCAGGTATGGCGAGTCTTGCCAGCAGTGCAGCCAAATCATCACGGGGCCCGTCATGGTGGCCGGGGAGCACAAGTTCCACCCGGAGTGCTTTTGTTGCGCCTCGTGCGGAGCTTTCATCGGCGACGGGGATTCTTACGCACTGGTGGAACGCTCCAAGCTCTACTG CGGCCAGTGCTACAAAAGACAGATGCAACCGTTGACGCGGACGGCCAGGTGTCCCTTCATCAGGAAACCACATTCCATTCGACTGGTCGAGATTCCGGGGGGCCAAAAGGGGATCAAACTGGACAAGGACTCGATAGGGACGGGGAACAGTCAGTGCTTTACGATTTCAGA GATGGTGTGGAAAATTCGGGGCAAACTGATCCCGGTGGCTTTCGCTTTTCTAACAAACGCTATTAACATGTGCTGCTATTTGCTGCCGACACATAG ACTCGACATGAACGACGACTTGATGTCGCTCCACATAGGCGACAAGATACTGGAGATAAACGGTACCCCGGTCAAGGACACTGCCATAGACACAGTCGAGAACCTCCTCCGGTACTCCGACACCGTCCTCCAGCTGACGATAGAGCACGACCCCCACACCGTCGCCCAAAAAACGATATTAAAGCATGTCTTGCCTAAATCAACACATCCGTTGACAACGACAGCCAGTGATACCAACATTCCGACAGCGAAACTCAACATTCCAGGGGGCGAGCCGAATCTGGGGGGCTCGACGGGGTCGGTGCAGGGGGAGTCGAGTCCGGAGGTGGCCAAACCCAACAAGGAGCGGTTGTTCAAGAGGAGGGACGAGGGGTACATGAGCGGGACCAGGTCGAGGCAGTTGAGGAGGAAGAATCATCTCACGGAGAACAGGCAGTCTCTGGACAAAGAGAGGAGCTCGTCGATGAGTCGACTGTTGGACGAGACTCCTAACTCGAAGCGGTGTATGGAATTGTCGAGAGCGTACTCGTTTCTCGAGCCCAGGCCCCCACAGCGGGTGTTCAGGGCGTCGGATCTCGTCAAGGGGGAGCTCTTGGGTCAGGGATTTTTCGGACAGGTGTTCAAGGTCACGACTAGAGACACTGCGGAGGTGATGGTGTTGAAGGAACTGTACCGAGTGGACGAGGAGGCGCAGAAAAACTTTCTCAAAGAGGTGGCAGTGCTCAGGAGTCTGCATCACAACAACGTGCTCAGATTTATAGGTGTTTTGTACAAAGAGCGCCGCCTCCACCTGGTGACGGAGTACATCTCAGGAGGGACTCTCACGGAGTTGATCCACGACACGGCTCAACCGCTTCCTTGGGAGCAGCGAGTCTCCTTCGCCAAAGACATTGCCGCCGGGATGGCCTACCTCCACTCCATGAACATCATCCACAGAGATCTTAACTCCCACAATTGTTTAGTTAGAGATGACAAGACCGTGATCGTTGCTGACTTTGGGTTGGCCCGAATCGTCTCGCACACAACGAACAGCGCCCGGAGAGTGTCCCCCAAAGCGAATTCCGGGACGAAGAAGCAGGAGAGGAAGAAGAGGTACACAGTGGTGGGGAATCCGTACTGGATGGCGCCCGAGATGATGAAAGGGAATAAGTACGACGAGAAAGTCGACATATTCAGTTTCGGGATTATTCTGTGCGAG ATTATCGGTCGAGTGTTGGCCGACCCGGATTTCTTACCCCGTTCGAACGATTTCGGTTTGAATCAGATGACGTTCAAGGAGAAGTTCTGCGGTTCGTGTCCGGAGGCCTTTTACAAGGTTGCGTTTTTGTGCACCGATCTCAATCCGGACAAGAG GCCCCCGTTCGAAGTGATGGAGGTTTGGTTGGAGAGCTTGTCGATGCACCTGTCGGTGGGGATGCCCCTACCACCCGACTTGCTCTTCGACATCCAGCACTACCGCGGGGCGAGTCCCAGCTCGTCGGGAAGCAACACCCCGGACGGCATCCCCTCGGGCCACCGGAGCCCGGCGCTGGAGCCGATCAAAGAGGGGAAAATGGCGTCTCAGCCGATCATGAAAGTTTCCAGTTGCGAGAATCTCAAGCCGATTATTAAAGTTTCCAGCGCCGAAAACCTGCTCAACAACTCGCCCAAAGCGGAGGAGGTGAGCGCCCCCCAGCGCGACTTCCCCGACTACGAGAATATCGATTTCCTGAAGAACGACTGCGCCTACTCGGGCGACACCGAAAAGCCGATCGGCATCGAGAGACTGGCCGAGTCGAGCAAGTTCAGCGTTAACTTGCGAAAAGTGCCGAAGAACTTCACGCGCAACCGCCTGGATGGGGAGAAGGGCGACGAGGGCGCCCCCGCCCAGGAGAAGATCAAGTTCTCGGGCGGAAAGAAGGAGACGCCGAAAGTGTCGAACCTCAGCCTCCAGAGCATGAGCCTGAAGAACTCGATGTGCCCCTCCAGGGTCACGCAGAAGTTCGTCAACAATCCGATAGTACAAAAGAAGAGCATCCCGGACGTGGTCTCGTCGACGCTGAACCGGCCGGCGGCCCCCAAGAACAACACCAACTTCAGCATCAACAAGAACATCTTCAAGAGCCCCGACTGCAACAGCTTGTGCTCGTCGCGCAGGCGCTACATGAGAGTGTCCGGCACGCCGATCTTGCAGCGGCGCTCGCCCAAACCTTGCGACCCCCAAACCAGTGCCTCCGGTAGCATAGTCAGGAACATAATCGACAATCTCAACCGCAAAGACAGGGACTCGATAGATAGGGGCTCGTTCGGGAGGTGCTCGCTCAAGGTCGTCGGCAGCAAGAAGGTCGAGGCAGGGCGGGGCCGCAGCTCCAGCCCCGACGAGTACACAAACTTGTAA
- the LIMK1 gene encoding LIM domain kinase 1 isoform X3: MVENTSDFAIEMHEAPDNVCAGCLNILDEEDVICALNQEWHMECFRCSACDASLSNWYFEKDGLLFCKDDYWARYGESCQQCSQIITGPVMVAGEHKFHPECFCCASCGAFIGDGDSYALVERSKLYCGQCYKRQMQPLTRTARCPFIRKPHSIRLVEIPGGQKGIKLDKDSIGTGNSQCFTISELDMNDDLMSLHIGDKILEINGTPVKDTAIDTVENLLRYSDTVLQLTIEHDPHTVAQKTILKHVLPKSTHPLTTTASDTNIPTAKLNIPGGEPNLGGSTGSVQGESSPEVAKPNKERLFKRRDEGYMSGTRSRQLRRKNHLTENRQSLDKERSSSMSRLLDETPNSKRCMELSRAYSFLEPRPPQRVFRASDLVKGELLGQGFFGQVFKVTTRDTAEVMVLKELYRVDEEAQKNFLKEVAVLRSLHHNNVLRFIGVLYKERRLHLVTEYISGGTLTELIHDTAQPLPWEQRVSFAKDIAAGMAYLHSMNIIHRDLNSHNCLVRDDKTVIVADFGLARIVSHTTNSARRVSPKANSGTKKQERKKRYTVVGNPYWMAPEMMKGNKYDEKVDIFSFGIILCEIIGRVLADPDFLPRSNDFGLNQMTFKEKFCGSCPEAFYKVAFLCTDLNPDKRPPFEVMEVWLESLSMHLSVGMPLPPDLLFDIQHYRGASPSSSGSNTPDGIPSGHRSPALEPIKEGKMASQPIMKVSSCENLKPIIKVSSAENLLNNSPKAEEVSAPQRDFPDYENIDFLKNDCAYSGDTEKPIGIERLAESSKFSVNLRKVPKNFTRNRLDGEKGDEGAPAQEKIKFSGGKKETPKVSNLSLQSMSLKNSMCPSRVTQKFVNNPIVQKKSIPDVVSSTLNRPAAPKNNTNFSINKNIFKSPDCNSLCSSRRRYMRVSGTPILQRRSPKPCDPQTSASGSIVRNIIDNLNRKDRDSIDRGSFGRCSLKVVGSKKVEAGRGRSSSPDEYTNL; this comes from the exons ATGGTCGAAAACACATCAGATTTTGCGATTGAAATGC ATGAGGCCCCCGACAACGTCTGCGCCGGATGTCTCAACATCCTGGATGAGGAGGACGTGATCTGTGCCCTCAACCAGGAATGGCACATGGAATGCTTCCG TTGTTCGGCGTGCGACGCCTCCCTCTCGAACTGGTACTTCGAAAAAGATGGTTTGCTGTTCTGCAAAGACGACTATTGGGCCAGGTATGGCGAGTCTTGCCAGCAGTGCAGCCAAATCATCACGGGGCCCGTCATGGTGGCCGGGGAGCACAAGTTCCACCCGGAGTGCTTTTGTTGCGCCTCGTGCGGAGCTTTCATCGGCGACGGGGATTCTTACGCACTGGTGGAACGCTCCAAGCTCTACTG CGGCCAGTGCTACAAAAGACAGATGCAACCGTTGACGCGGACGGCCAGGTGTCCCTTCATCAGGAAACCACATTCCATTCGACTGGTCGAGATTCCGGGGGGCCAAAAGGGGATCAAACTGGACAAGGACTCGATAGGGACGGGGAACAGTCAGTGCTTTACGATTTCAGA ACTCGACATGAACGACGACTTGATGTCGCTCCACATAGGCGACAAGATACTGGAGATAAACGGTACCCCGGTCAAGGACACTGCCATAGACACAGTCGAGAACCTCCTCCGGTACTCCGACACCGTCCTCCAGCTGACGATAGAGCACGACCCCCACACCGTCGCCCAAAAAACGATATTAAAGCATGTCTTGCCTAAATCAACACATCCGTTGACAACGACAGCCAGTGATACCAACATTCCGACAGCGAAACTCAACATTCCAGGGGGCGAGCCGAATCTGGGGGGCTCGACGGGGTCGGTGCAGGGGGAGTCGAGTCCGGAGGTGGCCAAACCCAACAAGGAGCGGTTGTTCAAGAGGAGGGACGAGGGGTACATGAGCGGGACCAGGTCGAGGCAGTTGAGGAGGAAGAATCATCTCACGGAGAACAGGCAGTCTCTGGACAAAGAGAGGAGCTCGTCGATGAGTCGACTGTTGGACGAGACTCCTAACTCGAAGCGGTGTATGGAATTGTCGAGAGCGTACTCGTTTCTCGAGCCCAGGCCCCCACAGCGGGTGTTCAGGGCGTCGGATCTCGTCAAGGGGGAGCTCTTGGGTCAGGGATTTTTCGGACAGGTGTTCAAGGTCACGACTAGAGACACTGCGGAGGTGATGGTGTTGAAGGAACTGTACCGAGTGGACGAGGAGGCGCAGAAAAACTTTCTCAAAGAGGTGGCAGTGCTCAGGAGTCTGCATCACAACAACGTGCTCAGATTTATAGGTGTTTTGTACAAAGAGCGCCGCCTCCACCTGGTGACGGAGTACATCTCAGGAGGGACTCTCACGGAGTTGATCCACGACACGGCTCAACCGCTTCCTTGGGAGCAGCGAGTCTCCTTCGCCAAAGACATTGCCGCCGGGATGGCCTACCTCCACTCCATGAACATCATCCACAGAGATCTTAACTCCCACAATTGTTTAGTTAGAGATGACAAGACCGTGATCGTTGCTGACTTTGGGTTGGCCCGAATCGTCTCGCACACAACGAACAGCGCCCGGAGAGTGTCCCCCAAAGCGAATTCCGGGACGAAGAAGCAGGAGAGGAAGAAGAGGTACACAGTGGTGGGGAATCCGTACTGGATGGCGCCCGAGATGATGAAAGGGAATAAGTACGACGAGAAAGTCGACATATTCAGTTTCGGGATTATTCTGTGCGAG ATTATCGGTCGAGTGTTGGCCGACCCGGATTTCTTACCCCGTTCGAACGATTTCGGTTTGAATCAGATGACGTTCAAGGAGAAGTTCTGCGGTTCGTGTCCGGAGGCCTTTTACAAGGTTGCGTTTTTGTGCACCGATCTCAATCCGGACAAGAG GCCCCCGTTCGAAGTGATGGAGGTTTGGTTGGAGAGCTTGTCGATGCACCTGTCGGTGGGGATGCCCCTACCACCCGACTTGCTCTTCGACATCCAGCACTACCGCGGGGCGAGTCCCAGCTCGTCGGGAAGCAACACCCCGGACGGCATCCCCTCGGGCCACCGGAGCCCGGCGCTGGAGCCGATCAAAGAGGGGAAAATGGCGTCTCAGCCGATCATGAAAGTTTCCAGTTGCGAGAATCTCAAGCCGATTATTAAAGTTTCCAGCGCCGAAAACCTGCTCAACAACTCGCCCAAAGCGGAGGAGGTGAGCGCCCCCCAGCGCGACTTCCCCGACTACGAGAATATCGATTTCCTGAAGAACGACTGCGCCTACTCGGGCGACACCGAAAAGCCGATCGGCATCGAGAGACTGGCCGAGTCGAGCAAGTTCAGCGTTAACTTGCGAAAAGTGCCGAAGAACTTCACGCGCAACCGCCTGGATGGGGAGAAGGGCGACGAGGGCGCCCCCGCCCAGGAGAAGATCAAGTTCTCGGGCGGAAAGAAGGAGACGCCGAAAGTGTCGAACCTCAGCCTCCAGAGCATGAGCCTGAAGAACTCGATGTGCCCCTCCAGGGTCACGCAGAAGTTCGTCAACAATCCGATAGTACAAAAGAAGAGCATCCCGGACGTGGTCTCGTCGACGCTGAACCGGCCGGCGGCCCCCAAGAACAACACCAACTTCAGCATCAACAAGAACATCTTCAAGAGCCCCGACTGCAACAGCTTGTGCTCGTCGCGCAGGCGCTACATGAGAGTGTCCGGCACGCCGATCTTGCAGCGGCGCTCGCCCAAACCTTGCGACCCCCAAACCAGTGCCTCCGGTAGCATAGTCAGGAACATAATCGACAATCTCAACCGCAAAGACAGGGACTCGATAGATAGGGGCTCGTTCGGGAGGTGCTCGCTCAAGGTCGTCGGCAGCAAGAAGGTCGAGGCAGGGCGGGGCCGCAGCTCCAGCCCCGACGAGTACACAAACTTGTAA